Within Spinacia oleracea cultivar Varoflay chromosome 4, BTI_SOV_V1, whole genome shotgun sequence, the genomic segment TTCAGTAGTTTTTCCAATGAAGAACACTGTACAAAACATATAGTAGGTATTATCAACATAtaataactttgaaatcatAAGTAACTATTACCAACATATAGTaagaattaaaatcatatagtaactattaaaatcatatagtaactattaccaGTTGGttaaaaatcatatagtaactattaaaatcatatagtaaccattaaaatcatatagtaactattagaaTCATATAGGaaccattaaaatcatatagtaaccattaccaacatatagtaacctttggaatcatatagtaactattttataacgatagtaactatttaaaaaacatagttactgttttaaacaaaTAGTAACCTTGTCAAAAATATAGTTCCTCTAAAAAAGAAAGACTAatataaaggtaactataaCATTTATAGAGTaactacaacaacaaaaaaaggtaactataaaaaaaacttaCCAAGACAGAATAAGCTTTCTTCCTTTGTTCCATCTCTTTTGGTTCCAAAAGCATATTATCAAAGAAATAGACACTTTTGTCTTTCATACTAATGACAAACAGGTAATAATGCTTCGGGTCTTCAATCAgaacaggagcaaaaatctatataaaaaaaaaaacaacagatTACAACTACAAGAAAGGAgacaaaaaaaaagataatatggttatataaagaaaatataaatcatacCATATTACAATCTTTCAACGATTGAACTCCATTTACATCTTTCACACCATAATTAAGACAAACACACAATTCAGACAAGATTTTTTCATTGCCTGGTTTCTCAATCAAATCAGCAACATATTTCTGCAAATcaatattaaaagaaaaattaaacaaaggccaaaaaaatttaaaataattaacattttatattattaaaaatataacttaCACAATATGTGCCACCTAAAAACAGCTTCTGAGGAGAACCAGCAGGATTCCTTTCATTTTCATTCAATAAAAAAGCCCAAGTTTCAATATGAACCAAAAGAATATCAAATGTGGAAGGAAGGGTCCACATGTCATCTCTTCCTACCGCAATAAAATGATTGTATTCTATAACTTTATCactgaaaaacataaaaagaaaCAATAAATATGTCAGAAGAATTATAAaggttactataataaataaaaggtaacaATAGAATATAAAAGGTAAATATAGTAAACAAAAGGATACTATAGTAtacaaatagtaactatattatatgaaaggtTACTATAAAGTTAGGGCAACAACTTCACTTTtaagaaaggtaactatattatatgaaaggtaactatattatatgaagggttactataaataataaaaagtaactatattatatgaaaggtaactacattatatgaaaggtaactatattatatgaaaggtaactataatatatgaaaggtaactatattatttgaaaggtaactataaatTATTAAATGAGAAAACTTCTACTTACTCAGTCAAAATACCCTCTCCATCAGTCAGAGCAGCAAAGTCCACAGCTTCTTGAACAAATGCTGGAAGATGCCTCATTAAATCTTCAAATGCTATCATAAACGGAGACATAAACATCACATTTTCCTCTATGCCATAGACACTGACATTCACTCTTGATACAGCATGGTTGTTAATGATGCATTTTTGAAATCCAGCCCACACGCGCTCATATTCTTCTATTTCTTCATCATTATCCTCCGTAATTTCTTTATCTTTGCTTTTCAAAGAATCAAGAACTGCATTTATTTGAGTGTTAGGATCAACTTCTCGAATAATTGCTTCGGTAGATGTTGTTGCATCAACAACAGCAGCTGTAACAACTGCAGGCTCAGTTGGAACAACGACAGAAGGTTGAGGGGCAGCAGTAACAACTGGATTGTTACTTGAACCAAAAATGTCATCCCAACCATTTGGTAGATTCTTCACCAACTGATGAatctccaccaactcatcaaccATCTTTTGATAAGTGGAATTTTCCAAAATATCATCGCCATGGTTCTGCGAAGGCATTGAAGCCTTTAATTTGAACAGCTCTTCAGCATGGATGGCTGAAACTACATCCAGATCTCTCTTCATCAACAACCACTGACCATGAAAATCCTAATAACAAAATACATAAATTTAAATATGGAACATAATATGAAAATTTaactaaaaatacaaaaaatattataagaaaAGGTATCTATAGTATATAAAGATAACTGTATAAAAGTTaactatagtatatgaaaagtaactatagaatataaaagataactatagaaaataaaagataactatagtaaataaaaggtaactatagtatataaaagaTATCTATAGTATACACAAGATAACTATAGtacataaaacatatagtaactatttataccatatagtaactgtttaaaacatatagttactatttgttAAAACAAAGTAATGGTAACATAGTGTATgaaagataactatagtacataaaagataactatagaatataaaagataactatatatACCTACATTTACTAAACCAAAGATAATGATAACAATAgtgtataaaagataactatagcatataaaaaataactatactatatattgacaaatatatcaataataaaataaacttaCATCAGTGGCTTTAGAGAAAATTTCTTCATCTGTAGGATGAGAATTAGGGATTTCAAACTGAAGAATCCTAGGACGCCGACTTGGAATTCGACGCCCAACATAGGGCTGTTCAGCTCTTCCCCCACTGCTGCCTGCTTCATTTTCTTTCGAAATAGATTTGATTTGGGTCAAATCTATTTGACCATCAACAAAAACAAACTTTTTGGAAATTGGATACTTCCCCTTCTCCAATATACCAGAACCATATAATGCACTCATATTGGCATTTTCAGCATGAATCCGATCGGTTACCATCTTCGATGTCCAATGCTGAATAAGAGGTAATTGATCAGGAATACCACTGGAATTCCTAAACTTAATCCTCTGAAAATACACAAGTTGCAAAAACACAACACAGCCTCCAAATGTCTTTTGATCTTTGCCTTTCAATAAACTATTTTTAAATTTCACTGTTTCCTCACATAATACGTCAAGAACGTATTTACACCAATTGTATTTGGAAATCATTTTAGGATCTTCCAAAGCCTTAGCCAATCTCAAATCTACAGTCCTATTGGCTGTTGGAGTAAAAAATGTAGAGAAAGcaacaaaaacaaataattgtTTAAACAGATCACCACCATCTGTCAACAATTTAATCTTGTCCTCAAGCAACCTTATAGGAATTTGAGCATTGACCTCTTCAAAACCGAACTCTTTTCTCCACTTGATCTTCAAATCAAAATCAGGATTAGTGGAATTGCGCCCACGTTTAACCCCTTCAACCTCCAGCTCAGAAAGGGGGAACATAAACAAATCGTACACATCATAATCAGTGATTTCAAATTGCTTGGAATCACTGATTGTAAACAGAGAAATCACACCATCAAAGCACTTGATGCACCAGTACATCATCTGAGTGTTTTTTCGACTTAATTGAAGGCCTAACAATCCTCCAAACCCTATCTCTTGAACAGCTGCCTTTTGATCAGGAGAGaagtctttaattaatttacacaaTGATCCTCCTGAACATTGTGTATcaaaattaaacctgaaaaaatgaataatgaaagtaaGTCAGCTTTatatatcatatagtaactatttagaacacatagtaactgtttaaaacatgTAGTAACTATtagaaacatatagttactatttagaaaatatagtaactgtttaaaacataaagtaacctttcaaataatatagtaactatactaCACATAGTACACATAGAACCTATTTATAACATATAGTAATTATTTAGaagatatagtaactgtttaaaacataaagtaactatttagaacatatagtaacctttgatATAGTCAATATTGTAAACACATAGAacctatttagaacatatagtaactgtttaaaacgTATAGTAACCTTTAaagtcatatagtaactattgtaaacatagtacacatagaacctatttagaacatatttcaaaaatatagtaactatttaaaacatatagtaacctttggaatcatatagtaactatttaaaacatgtagtaacctttggaatcatatagtaactgtttacaacatatagtaacctttggaatcatatagtaactgtttacaacatatagtaactattttaaaaaatatagtaactatttagaacatagtaactattttgaacatatagtaactatttagaacaaTTAACTAAATTAAACTAACACTTACACGATAGGCAGGCCATCAGCGCCAACTTCTTTCAAAACTTGTGAATGAAGTTGATGAGATTCAGGCTGTGGAACGTCAACCAGAGAAGAATTTTGTAAAACTAGTTGATTAGGTTGTTCTTCTTCAATTGGTTCTTTTTCAGATACAAGCGCAATTGCTTTTGATTTCGGACTGCTGTTCTTCTTTATAGACACAGATTCCTTAGCAACTGAAACAAAAcaattataaaacaaaatattactatatagtaaccattacaaTCACAtagtaaccaataaaatcatatagtaacctttcaaataatataataaatacatAAACATAGAGTATCCATTTAAAtcagatagtaactatttattagacatagtaactgtttaattttataataacatttaagaaagatagtaactatttataacacatagttactgttttaaagttatatttactttctaaaaacgatagtaactatttataacacatagttcctattttaaagtttatttactttctaaaaacacagtaactatttataacacatatttactgttttaaagttatatttactttctaaaaaagatagtaactaattataacacatagttcttattttaaagttaatttactttctaaaaagacagtaactattttaaaaacatagttactgttttagaaatatagtaaccttttaaaaatataattactcTAAAAAACTACGAACAAACCAGTCACTAATAAAAACACTTAAAAACTTcgtaacataaaataaaaagtaactatatctttgaaacagtaacttcaaacaaaaaccacaaacgtttcaataattcaaaatcaaacaaaaaataagttcgaaTTACTAGAAATTTCTTCAGAAACAgcaaataaaaggtaactatatctttGAAACAGTAACTGCATGAAACACTAAACCTAATTTCAGcaaaaaccacaaacatttcaataattcaaaatcaaacaaaaaataagttcgaattaacaggaatttcttcagaaacagcaaataaaaggtaactatatctttGAAACAGTAACTGCATAAAACACTAAACCTAATTTCAGcaaaaaccacaaacatttcaataattcaaaatcaaacaaaaaataagttcgaaTTACCAGGAATTTCTTCAGAAACAGCATTTGGCCTTCTTCCTCGCCTTCGAGGAGCTTCAACAGCCATTTCAGCGACGGAATTGTCGAATTCAAGTTTCTTCGCTGCCGGTTTCTTCGCTGCCGGATTCTTCGGTGCCTCTTTCTTCACcattttttagaaaaaagaaGATCGGAAGAGTAATTTGATGCAAATGGATGAAAATAATcactgaaattaaatttgaaatggagagagaaattcAGAGAGAAGTTGGGAAGcagtttagagagagaagttgagtGAGAAGTTCAAAAGCCGGGAaaaaggaaattaaaaaaaaaaaaacatatatataatTAGGAAAGCACGTGACAGTTACAAGCAACTTCTCGCACGCAACAACGCAAAGACTATAATACCCTGGTCCATTTTACTATAGTATAAATATAGATGATGTCTAATTCTTTTTATTTAGATGAATTTTACGAAAAAATCTTGCCTATGTACTTATAGTGATTAGTTACAAGCactcaattttatttttttatataattccgCACGCCAATACGTGTATATAAAATTAGAATGATTATATTGAATGGGGagtttattttggtttttagaAACCCAGTCAACGAGGAAAGAGCAAAAAGAGAATCATCGAGTTTATTCCGACCCGAAACAGAAAAGAGAGGTGTTCAACCTCTAGTTCTACTTCTTCAACCTCTcgtcatcttttttttttacattattTTACCCCTTTTTTGCATCGTCGTCttctaattttctctctcctagaaAATCAAAATCCTCTCACTTTTTGCTCCGAAAGAACACTTTGATACTCGTCGTTAATTTGCGCCGATTTTCCTCCCCTTTTAATGGCCTTCCTACGTCAAATTCTCGTTTGATTTAGTTCAATCCATTTGCGAATTTTAGCTGTGATTTTGGTAAATAACCGGATaatcaaaattgaaaataaaaaacagTCGAAAATTCGAGGAATATTAAAGGAGAAAATTTGGAGGGAACGCAAAAATATAATGGGGGCAGCTGGGTCCAAATTGGAGAAAGCCCTCGGTGATCATTTTCCTGAAGGGGAGAGATATTTTGGGCTTGAGAATTTCGGCAACACTTGCTACTGCAACAGCGTTTTGCAggttttttttgtcattttttttgGGAATTAGGGTTTCGTTTTTATGGATTTGTTTAAATTTATCTTGTTGGTTTGAATTTAatgattttggttgaattttggtATTGTAGAGTGAGAAttaatttgtatattttttttgttcttatgAATTTGATTGATTTATTTACGAGCTGATCTCAGTATTGcattaaatttttgtttttcatttttgagATATACATATCCGATTTTGGctctttgtttttgtattttgtattaagTTCATAGTAGAAAGCTCTGAGCGTGGTAGCATGGTTTTCTGGTATTAGGAAGTGTGAAAAAGGAGGAGCTTGATAGAAAGGGGGGCCCAGGGTTGCGAAACCTTTGTTGGATGAACTCGAGTAGAAGCATTAAGGCATTGGGTGACTGGATGTGTTGTGGCCAATATGAACGGGGTACTGGTATACTTAAATCGAGATTCTAGCATCATATGTTCAGCtacatttgaaaaaaaaattggtgaCTGTGGAACCTCAAATGCTCTAAATCTGGAAACTTCATGATATGTCAGTGTAGTCTGTTCTAGTACCTTTGTTGATAAAGGATGGACTTTTCAGTGCTACACACCTTCCTGGTGTATTGCTATTGGCTTCTTGTTCTGCTTTTATTCTCAAAGAGGTCTTTTTTGCTAAGTTCAGTTAGAATTCAGGAATGACAATGCAGTAGAAGCCGAGGATGGTTTATTTTTCTCTAACATACTAAGAGATGTGATCCTGCAGAAGTGGCACAAACTGTTTGAGAGGAAGATTTAACTTAGTGTCTTTCGGGACCAGAGCCATGATGATTTATTATGTGTTGTAGGATCCACGTTCCCTTGGCTATGGATTCTTTAATTTCTGAGGCTTTGATGGCGAAAGACTAGTGGTATATAGTTATTTGTTCAGTGTGTTGTTTGTGCACTGCTCTGTTCTGGAAGAAATATACTATGTAaacctttttattttctttgtttttttgtgtgtttgatGTAGTTTTAGATGACGTGAGAGGAATGATCTTGTAAGTTATTCTGCTTGGTGATTAAGGTTTCAGGATATGGGAGACCCTAAGTGGTttggttttgttttaatttttagatGTTGAATCCGAATGGAGGATGACGGTCTTGTGCAAATCTTGTTTATGGTGAGGATTATGGTGTGGTGTTA encodes:
- the LOC130472180 gene encoding uncharacterized protein — encoded protein: MVKKEAPKNPAAKKPAAKKLEFDNSVAEMAVEAPRRRGRRPNAVSEEIPVAKESVSIKKNSSPKSKAIALVSEKEPIEEEQPNQLVLQNSSLVDVPQPESHQLHSQVLKEVGADGLPIVFNFDTQCSGGSLCKLIKDFSPDQKAAVQEIGFGGLLGLQLSRKNTQMMYWCIKCFDGVISLFTISDSKQFEITDYDVYDLFMFPLSELEVEGVKRGRNSTNPDFDLKIKWRKEFGFEEVNAQIPIRLLEDKIKLLTDGGDLFKQLFVFVAFSTFFTPTANRTVDLRLAKALEDPKMISKYNWCKYVLDVLCEETVKFKNSLLKGKDQKTFGGCVVFLQLVYFQRIKFRNSSGIPDQLPLIQHWTSKMVTDRIHAENANMSALYGSGILEKGKYPISKKFVFVDGQIDLTQIKSISKENEAGSSGGRAEQPYVGRRIPSRRPRILQFEIPNSHPTDEEIFSKATDDFHGQWLLMKRDLDVVSAIHAEELFKLKASMPSQNHGDDILENSTYQKMVDELVEIHQLVKNLPNGWDDIFGSSNNPVVTAAPQPSVVVPTEPAVVTAAVVDATTSTEAIIREVDPNTQINAVLDSLKSKDKEITEDNDEEIEEYERVWAGFQKCIINNHAVSRVNVSVYGIEENVMFMSPFMIAFEDLMRHLPAFVQEAVDFAALTDGEGILTDDKVIEYNHFIAVGRDDMWTLPSTFDILLVHIETWAFLLNENERNPAGSPQKLFLGGTYCKYVADLIEKPGNEKILSELCVCLNYGVKDVNGVQSLKDCNMV